One window of the Hoplias malabaricus isolate fHopMal1 chromosome Y, fHopMal1.hap1, whole genome shotgun sequence genome contains the following:
- the LOC136677752 gene encoding serine/threonine-protein kinase A-Raf-like, whose protein sequence is MSSTSSCSSSGETSPEDVPRGGGTIRVFLPNKQRTVVNVRPGQTVHDSLDKALKVRGLSQECCAVYRLLEGRKRLTEWNTDITPLVGEELLVEVLDDVPLTMHNFVRKTFFKLAYCDFCHKFLFNGFRCQTCGYKFHQHCSSKVPTVCVDMDTVTKRCVPTPEDYPQIPILLMPDTNSISQSDIALTPDAPGQGLLSPTSAFHFPMPGADGQSLQRHRSTSTPNVHIISSLEPGKVEEASKTNNTMGPEPSPKPSTSPPQLGSPGRRPPKSPSEHKERKPSSSDEKKKVHRTGYRDSSYYWEVHSREVNMQKRIGAGSFGTVFKGKWHGDVAIKILKVTEPTPEQLQAFRNEMQVLRKTRHVNILLFMGFMTKPHFAIITQWCEGSSLYRHLHVTETKFDTMRRIDVARQTAQGMDYLHAKNIIHRDLKSNNIFLHEGWTVKIGDFGLATVKSRWSGSQQVEQPSGSILWMAPEVIRMQDANPYTFQSDVYGYGVVLFELMSGTLPYSNINNRDQIIFMVGRGYLSPDLSKLYNNCPKSMKRLIIDCLKFKRDERPLFPQILVGIEQVQDLLPKIERSASEPSLHRAVHAEDLNPLLFHTTRLMPL, encoded by the exons ATGTCCTCCACGTCTTCCTGCTCCTCATCTGGGGAGACCAGCCCCGAGGATGTGCCCCGAGGCGGTGGGACCATCCGTGTCTTCCTGCCCAACAAACAGCGCACCGTG GTGAATGTGCGGCCAGGCCAGACGGTTCATGACAGTCTGGACAAGGCGCTGAAAGTACGAGGCCTAAGCCAGGAATGCTGTGCTGTTTATCGTCTTCTTGAAGG CCGTAAAAGGCTCACAGAGTGGAACACTGACATCACGCCCCTCGTGGGCGAGGAGCTTCTGGTTGAGGTCCTGGATGACGTCCCCTTGACCATGCACAACTTT GTTCGTAAAACCTTCTTTAAGTTAGCGTATTGTGACTTCTGCCACAAGTTTCTGTTTAATGGCTTCAGATGTCAGACGTGTGGCTACAAATTCCACCAGCATTGCAGCAGCAAAGTCCCTACAGTCTGCGTGGACATGGACACAGTGACCAAACG gTGTGTTCCTACGCCGGAAGATTACCCTCAGATTCCTATTTTACTGATGCCTGACACCAACTCCATATCACAGAGTGACATAGCCTTAACCCCTGACGCTCCTGG TCAAGGTCTTCTGTCCCCAACCTCAGCGTTCCATTTTCCGATGCCGGGTGCCGATGGTCAGTCACTCCAGAGACATCGCTCCACCTCAACCCCCAATGTCCACATTATCAGCAGCCTGGAACCTGGCAAAGTAGAG GAGGCATCTAAAACCAACAACACAATGG GACCAGAGCCATCTCCCAAACCCTCAACCAGTCCTCCCCAGCTGGGTTCCCCAGGGCGAAGACCCCCCAAATCTCCATCAGAACATAAAGAGCGCAAACCGTCCTCTTCAgatgagaaaaagaaagtg CACCGTACAGGTTACAGAGACTCCAGCTACTACTGGGAGGTTCACTCGCGAGAAGTAAACATGCAGAAGCGAATTGGTGCTGGCTCCTTCGGAACAGTCTTCAAGGGCAAGTGGCACGGAGATGTAGCCATCAAGATCCTGAAAGTCACAGAGCCCACACCCGAGCAGCTGCAGGCCTTCAGGAATGAAATGCAGGTCCTACG AAAGACACGTCATGTCAACATCCTGCTGTTTATGGGCTTCATGACAAAGCCTCACTTTGCAATCATCACACAGTGGTGCGAGGGCAGCAGTCTGTACCGCCACCTGCATGTCACTGAAACAAAGTTCGACACCATGCGTCGCATAGATGTGGCCCGTCAAACCGCACAGGGCATGGA CTACCTTCATGCGAAGAATATCATTCATCGGGACCTTAAATCTAATA ATATCTTCCTCCATGAAGGCTGGACGGTAAAGATTGGGGATTTTGGTCTGGCCACGGTCAAGTCTCGCTGGAGCGGTTCTCAGCAGGTGGAGCAGCCAAGCGGCTCCATTCTGTGGATG GCTCCGGAGGTTATCCGGATGCAGGATGCTAACCCTTACACCTTCCAGTCAGATGTGTACGGTTACGGAGTGGTGCTGTTTGAGCTCATGTCGGGAACTCTGCCTTATTCCAACATCAACAATCGGGACCAG ATAATTTTCATGGTGGGCCGAGGCTACTTATCGCCAGACCTCAGCAAGCTGTACAATAACTGCCCCAAGTCCATGAAGAGGCTCATCATTGACTGTCTGAAATTCAAACGAGATGAAAGGCCTCTATTTCCACAG ATTCTGGTGGGCATTGAGCAAGTGCAGGACCTGCTGCCCAAGATTGAGCGTAGTGCCTCAGAGCCATCTCTGCACCGTGCTGTTCACGCAGAGGACCTGAACCCGCTGCTTTtccacaccacacgcctcatgCCCCTGTGA
- the LOC136679364 gene encoding ubiquitin carboxyl-terminal hydrolase 30-like isoform X1, with protein MPWCRHQASDELLRDFLSTGSSARSKMMKNWGVIGGIAAAMAAGVYVLWGPITDRKKKRRGTVPGLLNLGNTCFMNSLLQGLAACPSFIRWLEDFTKKSSISLTSTEMDTLLSRTVLQLLKALSSQEPTEDDVLDAGCLLEALRLHRWHISSFEEQDAHELFHVLTSSLEEERDRQPKVTHLFDMETLEKSSESTEKTISCRSRGPLHPIPSLWRTRHPFHGRLTSYMACKRCERQSPVRYDSFDSLSLSIPAVHWGRPVTLDQCLQHFISSETIKEVECENCTKTQAGDLVNGQIPESQRTTFIKQLKLGKLPQCLCIHLQRLTWSPEGSPIKRQEHVQFSEYLSMDHYKHCSAAQRLQKPSRVNKPNSTDTAVDTLSHTIANGVDPEHHNNNKPLTNGAFSSVFIHSPGLSPQLNLTTDYSSSEYLFRLTAVLVHHGDMHSGHFITYRRGPPSTRSPLSFSPQWLWVSDDAVRKASLQEALSSSAYLLFYERIRSKAGLRAEE; from the exons ATGCCGTGGTGTAGACACCAGGCCTCCGACGAATTGCTTCGCGACTTTTTAAGCACGGGTTCTTCTGCCAG GAGTAAGATGATGAAGAACTGGGGCGTGATTGGTGGGATTGCCGCTGCCATGGCCGCTGGGGTTTATGTGCTTTGGGGTCCAATCACAGacaggaagaagaagaggagag GAACTGTTCCTGGGCTCTTGAACCTTGGAAACACTTGCTTCATGAACTCTCTTCTCCAGGGTTTAGCTGCATGTCCATCCTTCATTCGGTGGCTGGAGGACTTTACGAAAAAGAGCAGTATCAGTCTAACCAGCACTGAGATGGACACTCTGTTATCTAGAACAGTCCTACAGCTGCTTAAAG CTCTGTCGAGTCAGGAGCCAACGGAAGATGATGTGCTAGACGCAGGATGCCTTTTAGAAGCTCTTCGTTTGCACAGATGGCATATTAgctcctttgaggaacag GATGCTCATGAGCTCTTCCATGTCCTCACATCCTCTCTGGAAGAGGAGCGAGACAGGCAACCCAAAGTCACTCACCTCTTTGATATGGAGACACTGGAG AAGTCTTCAGaatccactgaaaaaacaaTAAGCTGTCGGAGTAGAG GGCCTCTGCACCCAATCCCAAGTCTGTGGAGAACTCGGCACCCTTTTCATGGACGTCTGACCAGTTACATGGCCTGCAAACGCTGTGAACGAcag AGTCCTGTTCGTTATGATTCGTTCGACAGCCTTTCACTGTCCATACCTGCAGTTCACTGG GGTCGTCCAGTTACTCTGGATCAGTGTCTTCAGCATTTTATATCTTCAGAAACCATAAAAGAGGTGGAGTGTGAGAACTGCACCAAG ACACAGGCTGGAGATCTGGTGAATGGACAGATCCCTGAGAGCCAGAGAACGACATTCATTAAGCAGCTTAAACTAGGAAAG cTGCCCCAGTGCTTGTGCATTCATCTTCAGAGACTTACTTGGTCCCCTGAGGGATCTCCCATAAAGAGGCAGGAGCATGTTCAGTTCTCTGAGTATCTGAGTATGGACCATTATAAGCACTGCAGTGCAGCTCAGAGGTTACAGAAGCCCAGCAGGGTCAATAAACCCAAcagcacagacacagcagtggacaCACTCAGCCATACCATTGCCAATGGAGTTG atCCAGagcaccacaacaacaacaagccaCTCACAAATGGAGCATTCTCCTCTGTCTTTATCCACTCTCCTGGACTCAGTCCTCAGCTCAACCTCACAACTGATTACAG TTCCTCTGAGTATCTGTTCCGGTTGACTGCTGTCCTGGTGCATCATGGGGACATGCACTCGGGTCATTTCATCACTTACCGGAGAGGACCACCATCCACCCGCAGCCCATTGTCCTTCAGTCCCCAGTGGCTGTGGGTTTCTGATGATGCAGTGAGGAAGGCCAGCCTCCAGGAGGCACTCTCCTCAAGTGCGTATCTGCTCTTCTATGAGCGAATCAGAAGCAAAGCTGGACTCAGAGCTGAGGAGTAG
- the LOC136679364 gene encoding ubiquitin carboxyl-terminal hydrolase 30-like isoform X2 has translation MPWCRHQASDELLRDFLSTGSSARSKMMKNWGVIGGIAAAMAAGVYVLWGPITDRKKKRRGTVPGLLNLGNTCFMNSLLQGLAACPSFIRWLEDFTKKSSISLTSTEMDTLLSRTVLQLLKALSSQEPTEDDVLDAGCLLEALRLHRWHISSFEEQDAHELFHVLTSSLEEERDRQPKVTHLFDMETLEKSSESTEKTISCRSRGPLHPIPSLWRTRHPFHGRLTSYMACKRCERQSPVRYDSFDSLSLSIPAVHWGRPVTLDQCLQHFISSETIKEVECENCTKTQAGDLVNGQIPESQRTTFIKQLKLGKLPQCLCIHLQRLTWSPEGSPIKRQEHVQFSEYLSMDHYKHCSAAQRLQKPSRVNKPNSTDTAVDTLSHTIANGVEHHNNNKPLTNGAFSSVFIHSPGLSPQLNLTTDYSSSEYLFRLTAVLVHHGDMHSGHFITYRRGPPSTRSPLSFSPQWLWVSDDAVRKASLQEALSSSAYLLFYERIRSKAGLRAEE, from the exons ATGCCGTGGTGTAGACACCAGGCCTCCGACGAATTGCTTCGCGACTTTTTAAGCACGGGTTCTTCTGCCAG GAGTAAGATGATGAAGAACTGGGGCGTGATTGGTGGGATTGCCGCTGCCATGGCCGCTGGGGTTTATGTGCTTTGGGGTCCAATCACAGacaggaagaagaagaggagag GAACTGTTCCTGGGCTCTTGAACCTTGGAAACACTTGCTTCATGAACTCTCTTCTCCAGGGTTTAGCTGCATGTCCATCCTTCATTCGGTGGCTGGAGGACTTTACGAAAAAGAGCAGTATCAGTCTAACCAGCACTGAGATGGACACTCTGTTATCTAGAACAGTCCTACAGCTGCTTAAAG CTCTGTCGAGTCAGGAGCCAACGGAAGATGATGTGCTAGACGCAGGATGCCTTTTAGAAGCTCTTCGTTTGCACAGATGGCATATTAgctcctttgaggaacag GATGCTCATGAGCTCTTCCATGTCCTCACATCCTCTCTGGAAGAGGAGCGAGACAGGCAACCCAAAGTCACTCACCTCTTTGATATGGAGACACTGGAG AAGTCTTCAGaatccactgaaaaaacaaTAAGCTGTCGGAGTAGAG GGCCTCTGCACCCAATCCCAAGTCTGTGGAGAACTCGGCACCCTTTTCATGGACGTCTGACCAGTTACATGGCCTGCAAACGCTGTGAACGAcag AGTCCTGTTCGTTATGATTCGTTCGACAGCCTTTCACTGTCCATACCTGCAGTTCACTGG GGTCGTCCAGTTACTCTGGATCAGTGTCTTCAGCATTTTATATCTTCAGAAACCATAAAAGAGGTGGAGTGTGAGAACTGCACCAAG ACACAGGCTGGAGATCTGGTGAATGGACAGATCCCTGAGAGCCAGAGAACGACATTCATTAAGCAGCTTAAACTAGGAAAG cTGCCCCAGTGCTTGTGCATTCATCTTCAGAGACTTACTTGGTCCCCTGAGGGATCTCCCATAAAGAGGCAGGAGCATGTTCAGTTCTCTGAGTATCTGAGTATGGACCATTATAAGCACTGCAGTGCAGCTCAGAGGTTACAGAAGCCCAGCAGGGTCAATAAACCCAAcagcacagacacagcagtggacaCACTCAGCCATACCATTGCCAATGGAGTTG agcaccacaacaacaacaagccaCTCACAAATGGAGCATTCTCCTCTGTCTTTATCCACTCTCCTGGACTCAGTCCTCAGCTCAACCTCACAACTGATTACAG TTCCTCTGAGTATCTGTTCCGGTTGACTGCTGTCCTGGTGCATCATGGGGACATGCACTCGGGTCATTTCATCACTTACCGGAGAGGACCACCATCCACCCGCAGCCCATTGTCCTTCAGTCCCCAGTGGCTGTGGGTTTCTGATGATGCAGTGAGGAAGGCCAGCCTCCAGGAGGCACTCTCCTCAAGTGCGTATCTGCTCTTCTATGAGCGAATCAGAAGCAAAGCTGGACTCAGAGCTGAGGAGTAG
- the LOC136679364 gene encoding ubiquitin carboxyl-terminal hydrolase 30-like isoform X3, translated as MMKNWGVIGGIAAAMAAGVYVLWGPITDRKKKRRGTVPGLLNLGNTCFMNSLLQGLAACPSFIRWLEDFTKKSSISLTSTEMDTLLSRTVLQLLKALSSQEPTEDDVLDAGCLLEALRLHRWHISSFEEQDAHELFHVLTSSLEEERDRQPKVTHLFDMETLEKSSESTEKTISCRSRGPLHPIPSLWRTRHPFHGRLTSYMACKRCERQSPVRYDSFDSLSLSIPAVHWGRPVTLDQCLQHFISSETIKEVECENCTKTQAGDLVNGQIPESQRTTFIKQLKLGKLPQCLCIHLQRLTWSPEGSPIKRQEHVQFSEYLSMDHYKHCSAAQRLQKPSRVNKPNSTDTAVDTLSHTIANGVDPEHHNNNKPLTNGAFSSVFIHSPGLSPQLNLTTDYSSSEYLFRLTAVLVHHGDMHSGHFITYRRGPPSTRSPLSFSPQWLWVSDDAVRKASLQEALSSSAYLLFYERIRSKAGLRAEE; from the exons ATGATGAAGAACTGGGGCGTGATTGGTGGGATTGCCGCTGCCATGGCCGCTGGGGTTTATGTGCTTTGGGGTCCAATCACAGacaggaagaagaagaggagag GAACTGTTCCTGGGCTCTTGAACCTTGGAAACACTTGCTTCATGAACTCTCTTCTCCAGGGTTTAGCTGCATGTCCATCCTTCATTCGGTGGCTGGAGGACTTTACGAAAAAGAGCAGTATCAGTCTAACCAGCACTGAGATGGACACTCTGTTATCTAGAACAGTCCTACAGCTGCTTAAAG CTCTGTCGAGTCAGGAGCCAACGGAAGATGATGTGCTAGACGCAGGATGCCTTTTAGAAGCTCTTCGTTTGCACAGATGGCATATTAgctcctttgaggaacag GATGCTCATGAGCTCTTCCATGTCCTCACATCCTCTCTGGAAGAGGAGCGAGACAGGCAACCCAAAGTCACTCACCTCTTTGATATGGAGACACTGGAG AAGTCTTCAGaatccactgaaaaaacaaTAAGCTGTCGGAGTAGAG GGCCTCTGCACCCAATCCCAAGTCTGTGGAGAACTCGGCACCCTTTTCATGGACGTCTGACCAGTTACATGGCCTGCAAACGCTGTGAACGAcag AGTCCTGTTCGTTATGATTCGTTCGACAGCCTTTCACTGTCCATACCTGCAGTTCACTGG GGTCGTCCAGTTACTCTGGATCAGTGTCTTCAGCATTTTATATCTTCAGAAACCATAAAAGAGGTGGAGTGTGAGAACTGCACCAAG ACACAGGCTGGAGATCTGGTGAATGGACAGATCCCTGAGAGCCAGAGAACGACATTCATTAAGCAGCTTAAACTAGGAAAG cTGCCCCAGTGCTTGTGCATTCATCTTCAGAGACTTACTTGGTCCCCTGAGGGATCTCCCATAAAGAGGCAGGAGCATGTTCAGTTCTCTGAGTATCTGAGTATGGACCATTATAAGCACTGCAGTGCAGCTCAGAGGTTACAGAAGCCCAGCAGGGTCAATAAACCCAAcagcacagacacagcagtggacaCACTCAGCCATACCATTGCCAATGGAGTTG atCCAGagcaccacaacaacaacaagccaCTCACAAATGGAGCATTCTCCTCTGTCTTTATCCACTCTCCTGGACTCAGTCCTCAGCTCAACCTCACAACTGATTACAG TTCCTCTGAGTATCTGTTCCGGTTGACTGCTGTCCTGGTGCATCATGGGGACATGCACTCGGGTCATTTCATCACTTACCGGAGAGGACCACCATCCACCCGCAGCCCATTGTCCTTCAGTCCCCAGTGGCTGTGGGTTTCTGATGATGCAGTGAGGAAGGCCAGCCTCCAGGAGGCACTCTCCTCAAGTGCGTATCTGCTCTTCTATGAGCGAATCAGAAGCAAAGCTGGACTCAGAGCTGAGGAGTAG
- the LOC136677745 gene encoding peroxisomal membrane protein 2-like, with translation MSTRSVLIRDPAQTTKLLQQYLILLKKYPIITKSVTSGVLSALGNLLSQALESKRNLKKGRPTKEVDLHGPIRFAIYGLVVTGPISHYFYQLLEAVCPSSESNFVLKRLFLERLIFAPAFLLLFFTVMNALEGKSVSDLREKVQTRYWAALKMNWKVWTPFQFININYVPVQFRVLFANLIALFWYAYLASVRK, from the exons ATGTCAACAAGAAGTGTACTCATCAGAGATCCGGCTCAAACCACTAAACTCCTGCAACAATATCtgattttattaaagaaatatccGATTATCACCAAATCTGTCACAAG TGGTGTTCTATCAGCACTCGGGAACCTCCTCTCTCAAGCTTTAGAGTCAAAGAGAAATCTTAAAAAAGGCCGCCCAACAAAAGAAGTGGATCTTCATGGACCAATCCGCTTTGCGATATATGG GCTGGTGGTCACAGGGCCGATCAGTCATTATTTCTACCAGTTGCTGGAGGCTGTGTGTCCGTCCTCTGAGTCGAATTTTGTTCTGAAGCGGCTGTTTTTGGAGCGGCTGATCTTTGCTCCCGCCTTTCTCCTTCTTTTCTTCACAGTGATGAATGCTctggag GGTAAATCAGTCTCAGATCTTCGGGAAAAAGTTCAGACACGTTACTGGGCGGCACTGAAAATGAACTGGAAAGTTTGGACGCCGTTCCAGTTCATCAACATCAACTATGTTCCTGTGCAG ttTCGAGTGCTGTTTGCAAACTTGATCGCACTCTTCTGGTATGCCTACCTCGCTTCTGTCAGGAAATAA